From the genome of Candidatus Thermokryptus mobilis:
CGGAGAGTATGTGTTTTAATAAAAATTAACGCTTTGAGAATTGGAACCTCTTCCTTGCCTTCGGTTGTCCATACTTTTTTCGCTCAACCATCCTCGGGTCTCTGGTCAAAAGTCCATACTGACGCAAAATTTTTCTATATGTTTCATCAACCTTAAGCAATGCCCTCGCTATGCCAAGCCGTATAGCCCCAGCCTGACCAGTCATACCGCCACCTTCAACCCTCGCTATGACATCAAACTGACCAAGTGTGTTTGTGACAACAAAAGGTTGAAGTATATCTACC
Proteins encoded in this window:
- the rpsI gene encoding 30S ribosomal protein S9 → MAVISYDAVGRRKTSVARVRLIPGTGKITVNKRDFESYFPIEAHRVDILQPFVVTNTLGQFDVIARVEGGGMTGQAGAIRLGIARALLKVDETYRKILRQYGLLTRDPRMVERKKYGQPKARKRFQFSKR